GCACCTTGGCCATCGAGATCTCGTCGGCCCGGCGCTGGTGGATCGGCTCGCCGATCGCCCGGATGGCCTGTGCGAAATCGTCGACGGAATGGTGCGAGGGGACGTAGCCGGCCTCGAAATGCACCTCCGCCACCCGGCGGTAGTCGCGCAGGATGAAGCCGAGAAGGATTTCCGCCAGGAAGCGGCGCTCCTTCAGCCCGAGCCGGCCCATGATGCCGAAATCGACCGCGACGAGCCGCCCGGCCGGATCGACGAACAGGTTGCCGGGATGCATGTCGGCGTGGAAGAAGCCGTCCCGGATCGCGTGGCGCAGGAAGGACTGGATCACCGTCCGCCCGAGCGCCGCCACGTCGTGGCCGGCCTCGACGATGGCCGCGCGGTCGTTGAGGCGGATGCCGTCGATCCACTCGCTCGCCAGCACGTCGCGCCCGGTCAGCTCCCAGACCGGCTGGGGCACCCGGAATTCCGGATCGTCCTTGATGTTCTCGGCCAGTTCCGAGAGGGCGGCGGCTTCGAGCCTGAGATCCATCTCCATGGCGACGGAGCGGGCGAGCGTCTCCACCACCTCGCGCGGACGCAGGCGCTCGGCCTCGGGGCGCAGGGCCTCGACCACCCGGGCCATGAAGCGCATCGCCTGGATGTCGCGGGAGAACCGCTCGCGCACGCCGGGCCGCATGATCTTGACCGCGACCACCCGCTCGGTGCCGTCGGCCTCGCGCAGGTGCGCCTTGTGGACCTGCGCGATCGAGGCGGCGGCGATCGGCTCGCTGAACGCGGTGAACAACTCGCCGAGCGGCTTGCCGAGGGTCGATTCGAGGATGCCGACCGCGATCTCCTGCGGGAAGGGCGGCACCCGGTCCTGCAACCGCTCCAGGTCGCGGGCCGCGGCCATGCCGACGATGTCGGGGCGCGTCGCCAGGAACTGGCCGAACTTGACGTAGGACGGCCCGAGGCGGGTCAGCGCCGCGGGCAGGCGGCCGGCGCCGAGGCCCGGGCGTTCGAGCTTGCGGCCGAGGCGCAGGACGAGACGCAGATGCGGCGGCAGGGCGGCTTCGTCGACGAAGGAGAGGCCGCCCTCGCGGGCCATCACCCAGCCGACATGGATGCCCCGCGCGAGATGGGCGACGACGCTCAGCACGATTGATGCCTCACGCGAGCTTCCAGCCGGAATGAATGGCGCAGATGCCCCCCGAGAGCGGCCGGTGGGTGACGTGGCCGAAGCCCGCCTCCTCGATCATCCGCGAGAAGCTCCCGGGAGTCGGGAAGCGGCGGATCGACTCGACGAGGTACTGGTAGGATTCCTTGTCGCCGGCCACCATCGCGCCCAGCCGCGGGATCACCTTGAACGAGTAGGCCTCGTAGATCTTGTCGAGCCCCGGCACGTCGACATGCGAGAATTCGAGGCACAGGAAGCGCCCGCCGACCTTGAGCACCCGATGGGCTTCCGCCAGCGCCAGCTCGATCCGCGGCACGTTCCTTATGCCGAAGGCGATGGTGTAGGCGTCGAAGGTGTTTCCCGGCAGCGGCAGCGACTCGGCGTTGCCGGCGACGAAATCGATGCGCGAGCCGTAGCGGTGGCCGGCCCGCTCGCGGCCGACGCCGAGCATCGCCTCGTTGATGTCGAGCACCGTCACCTTGGTGTCGGGCCCGCCGGCCTCGAGGGTGCGGAACGCGATGTCGCCGGTGCCGCCGGCGACATCGAGCAGCCGGAACGGCCGGGTGCGCGAGGGCCGGAGCGTCGACACGAAGGCGCTCTTCCAGGCCCGGTGCAGGCCGCCGGACATCAGGTCGTTCATCAGGTCGTAGCGCTTGGCCACCGAGCGGAAGACCTCGTTGACGCGGTCCTGCTTCTCCGCGAGCCTGACGCGCTCGAAGCCGAAATCGGTGCTGGTCTCGTCGCCGGCCATGCCTTGAGGTCCCCTGTCGTGGCGGCCTGCATAGCGAAGCCGCGGGGAAAGCACCATCTGGGCCTGCATGTTCGCCAGGTGCGCTTCGTCGCGCCCACCCCCTTTCTCCACGGACGAGAGATGCCCGAACTGCCCGAAGTCGAGACCGTGCG
This sequence is a window from Methylobacterium sp. SyP6R. Protein-coding genes within it:
- the ubiB gene encoding 2-polyprenylphenol 6-hydroxylase — encoded protein: MLSVVAHLARGIHVGWVMAREGGLSFVDEAALPPHLRLVLRLGRKLERPGLGAGRLPAALTRLGPSYVKFGQFLATRPDIVGMAAARDLERLQDRVPPFPQEIAVGILESTLGKPLGELFTAFSEPIAAASIAQVHKAHLREADGTERVVAVKIMRPGVRERFSRDIQAMRFMARVVEALRPEAERLRPREVVETLARSVAMEMDLRLEAAALSELAENIKDDPEFRVPQPVWELTGRDVLASEWIDGIRLNDRAAIVEAGHDVAALGRTVIQSFLRHAIRDGFFHADMHPGNLFVDPAGRLVAVDFGIMGRLGLKERRFLAEILLGFILRDYRRVAEVHFEAGYVPSHHSVDDFAQAIRAIGEPIHQRRADEISMAKVLTLLFDVTALFDMSTRTELVMLQKTMVVVEGVARSLDPRLDMWTTAEPVVRAWLGRNLGPIGRADQARRAVLTLADVVADVPDLAQRVKRVLVRLDEEGLREVTRVERRIRIETKRMVWSTLALWAIAGSLLAIALR
- the ubiE gene encoding bifunctional demethylmenaquinone methyltransferase/2-methoxy-6-polyprenyl-1,4-benzoquinol methylase UbiE, encoding MAGDETSTDFGFERVRLAEKQDRVNEVFRSVAKRYDLMNDLMSGGLHRAWKSAFVSTLRPSRTRPFRLLDVAGGTGDIAFRTLEAGGPDTKVTVLDINEAMLGVGRERAGHRYGSRIDFVAGNAESLPLPGNTFDAYTIAFGIRNVPRIELALAEAHRVLKVGGRFLCLEFSHVDVPGLDKIYEAYSFKVIPRLGAMVAGDKESYQYLVESIRRFPTPGSFSRMIEEAGFGHVTHRPLSGGICAIHSGWKLA